The following coding sequences lie in one Leucobacter allii genomic window:
- a CDS encoding CE1759 family FMN reductase: MNAPFDGRPPAEPAHGPTIRTLAVVSAGTSDPSTTTMLANRVADRAAALAAAQGVELRIRFVDLRALAADITTALVAQHVSPALQEVSDILRDADAIVAATPVYKAGASGLFTAFFQVLDNDLLIGTPVVLGATAGSARHALVVDDQVRGLFAYLRTVTVPTGLFAAPDDWNSREFGSRIERAAGELVALIAADFRGSVRSGSWGAYQHSYGSAGGTELGIDLDSDLMRLATGGR; the protein is encoded by the coding sequence ATGAACGCCCCCTTCGACGGTCGCCCGCCCGCGGAACCCGCGCACGGCCCGACCATCCGCACCCTCGCCGTCGTCAGCGCGGGCACGAGCGATCCGTCGACCACGACGATGCTCGCCAATCGCGTCGCCGATCGCGCGGCCGCCCTCGCCGCCGCGCAGGGCGTCGAACTGCGGATCCGCTTCGTCGATCTGCGCGCCCTCGCGGCCGACATCACGACCGCGCTCGTCGCGCAGCACGTCTCCCCCGCCCTGCAGGAGGTGAGCGACATCCTGCGCGACGCCGACGCGATCGTCGCGGCGACCCCGGTGTACAAGGCGGGTGCGAGCGGCCTGTTCACCGCGTTCTTCCAGGTGCTCGACAACGACCTGCTCATCGGCACCCCCGTCGTGCTCGGCGCGACCGCCGGCAGCGCGCGGCACGCCCTCGTCGTGGACGACCAGGTGCGCGGGCTCTTCGCCTATCTGCGCACCGTCACGGTGCCGACCGGGCTCTTCGCGGCGCCCGACGACTGGAACAGCCGGGAGTTCGGCAGCCGCATCGAGCGCGCGGCCGGCGAGCTCGTGGCGCTCATCGCCGCCGACTTCCGCGGCTCGGTGCGCTCCGGCTCGTGGGGCGCGTACCAGCACTCCTACGGCAGCGCGGGCGGCACGGAGCTCGGCATCGACCTCGACAGCGACCTCATGCGGCTCGCGACCGGCGGGCGGTAG
- a CDS encoding pyridoxal phosphate-dependent aminotransferase, translating into MSNLSRLSKKISAIAESATLKVDAKAKALQAEGRPVISFAAGEPNFATPEHIVDAARAALDDPKNFRYTAAAGLPELREAVAAKTARDSGWEASASQVIVTNGGKQAVYQSFQALLDPGDEVIVPSPFWTTYPEAIQLADGVPVEVFAGADQGYKVTVDQLEAARTDRTKVLLFVSPSNPTGAVYSPEETRAIGEWAESNGLWVVADEIYQNLTYGLRATSIVEAVPALQDRAILVNGVAKSYAMTGWRLGWMVGPADIIKGAANLQSHLTSNINNIAQRAAIAALTGPTEPIEEMRLAFDRRRQVIVEELGKVPGFVCPTPEGAFYAYVDVTGALGKSYRGVTPTTSLELADLILSEAEVAAVPGEAFGPSGYLRFSYALGDEALLEGVRRIQALLGE; encoded by the coding sequence GTGAGCAATCTCTCCCGCCTTTCGAAGAAGATCAGTGCAATCGCGGAATCCGCGACCCTCAAAGTCGATGCTAAGGCGAAGGCCCTGCAAGCCGAGGGCCGCCCGGTCATCAGCTTCGCGGCCGGCGAGCCCAATTTCGCAACGCCCGAGCACATCGTCGACGCGGCGCGCGCCGCGCTCGACGATCCGAAGAACTTCCGCTACACCGCGGCCGCCGGGCTTCCCGAGCTGCGCGAGGCCGTCGCCGCGAAGACCGCGCGCGACTCCGGCTGGGAGGCGTCGGCTTCGCAGGTGATCGTCACGAACGGCGGCAAGCAGGCCGTGTACCAGTCGTTCCAGGCACTGCTCGATCCGGGCGACGAGGTCATCGTGCCCTCGCCGTTCTGGACGACCTACCCCGAGGCGATCCAGCTCGCCGACGGCGTGCCCGTCGAGGTGTTCGCCGGGGCCGATCAGGGCTACAAGGTGACCGTCGACCAGCTCGAGGCCGCGCGCACCGACCGCACCAAGGTGCTGCTGTTCGTGTCCCCGTCGAACCCGACCGGCGCCGTGTACTCGCCGGAGGAGACGCGGGCGATCGGCGAGTGGGCCGAGTCGAACGGACTCTGGGTCGTCGCCGATGAGATCTACCAGAACCTCACCTACGGGTTGCGCGCGACGTCGATCGTCGAGGCGGTGCCCGCCCTGCAGGATCGCGCGATCCTCGTCAACGGCGTCGCCAAGAGCTACGCGATGACCGGCTGGCGCCTCGGCTGGATGGTCGGCCCCGCGGACATCATCAAGGGCGCGGCGAATCTGCAGTCGCACCTCACCTCGAACATCAACAACATCGCGCAGCGCGCGGCCATCGCGGCACTGACCGGCCCGACCGAGCCGATCGAGGAGATGCGACTCGCCTTCGATCGCCGCCGCCAGGTGATCGTCGAAGAGCTCGGCAAGGTGCCCGGCTTCGTCTGCCCGACGCCCGAGGGCGCCTTCTACGCCTACGTCGACGTCACCGGGGCGCTGGGCAAGAGCTACCGGGGCGTCACCCCGACGACCTCGCTCGAGCTCGCCGATCTCATCCTCTCCGAGGCCGAGGTGGCCGCCGTGCCCGGCGAGGCCTTCGGCCCGAGCGGCTACCTGCGATTCAGCTACGCGCTCGGCGACGAGGCCCTCCTCGAGGGCGTGCGCCGCATCCAGGCGCTCCTCGGCGAGTAG
- a CDS encoding sensor histidine kinase, translating to MTRQELRAGRARTPDLGARLVEAVLACAVVLVLCVVVLAAGERQASPGAFLAVVGFGALALLGAFAPRTALAVTVPGIFAYYAAGFPPLGMVLPAAAALYLAASRGRIPWAIGGAAVLLVVSTHFRLVDADPAARFTGYEYVTEIALAAAAIALGAAVRLARVRREQAARIAALVAAEQAHLARGRAHDARNRIARELHDTVGHQLTVVALHAAVAEEAVGRDDGALRAALRRVREANGRTLTELRAAVRLLRADDDGPTDAGLDAGPTDAGPTDAGSHDDGPDDAERRDAAARVDALRHPVPSRPASRRRAPQDDAPGAAGSASAVPAAALEQALGLNALLGTAREAGIAADAAIDVAPGLGPIPSETVAAAQRILTEATTNALRHARATRLRIAVRLRPGRFEAELVDDGVGCTTAELGSGHGVAGMRERARQLGGSVRVEATPGLGCAVRLALPLGAERPGARAAGADA from the coding sequence ATGACGCGACAGGAGCTCCGCGCCGGCCGCGCGCGGACGCCGGATCTCGGCGCACGCCTGGTGGAGGCGGTGCTCGCGTGCGCCGTGGTGCTCGTGCTCTGCGTCGTCGTCCTGGCCGCGGGGGAGCGGCAGGCCTCGCCCGGGGCGTTCCTCGCCGTCGTCGGCTTCGGCGCGCTCGCCCTGCTCGGCGCGTTCGCCCCGCGGACGGCGCTCGCCGTGACCGTGCCCGGCATCTTCGCCTACTACGCCGCGGGCTTCCCGCCGCTCGGCATGGTGCTGCCCGCGGCGGCCGCGCTGTACCTCGCGGCGTCGCGGGGGCGGATCCCGTGGGCGATCGGCGGCGCCGCCGTGCTCCTCGTCGTGTCGACGCACTTCCGCCTCGTCGACGCCGATCCCGCGGCGCGGTTCACGGGATACGAGTACGTCACCGAGATCGCGCTCGCCGCGGCGGCGATCGCGCTCGGCGCCGCCGTCCGGCTGGCGCGCGTGCGCCGCGAGCAGGCGGCCCGCATCGCGGCGCTCGTCGCGGCGGAGCAGGCGCACCTCGCCCGGGGGCGGGCCCATGACGCGCGGAATCGGATCGCGCGGGAGCTGCACGACACGGTGGGCCACCAGCTCACCGTGGTCGCCCTCCACGCGGCGGTCGCGGAGGAGGCCGTCGGCCGCGACGACGGAGCGCTGCGCGCCGCGCTGCGGCGCGTGCGCGAGGCGAACGGACGGACGCTCACGGAACTGCGCGCCGCGGTCCGCCTGCTCCGCGCGGACGACGACGGTCCGACCGATGCCGGGCTCGACGCCGGCCCGACCGACGCCGGCCCGACCGACGCCGGCTCGCACGATGACGGACCGGACGACGCAGAACGTCGCGACGCCGCGGCGCGCGTCGATGCGCTGCGCCATCCGGTGCCGAGCCGTCCCGCGTCGCGCCGCCGCGCGCCGCAGGACGACGCCCCCGGGGCCGCGGGCAGCGCATCCGCGGTGCCCGCGGCTGCGCTCGAGCAGGCGCTCGGCCTGAACGCCCTCCTCGGCACCGCCCGGGAGGCCGGCATCGCCGCCGACGCGGCGATCGACGTGGCGCCCGGGCTCGGGCCGATCCCTTCGGAGACCGTCGCCGCCGCGCAGCGGATCCTCACGGAGGCGACGACGAACGCGCTGCGCCACGCCCGCGCGACGCGCCTCAGAATCGCCGTGCGCCTGCGGCCCGGGCGCTTCGAGGCGGAGCTCGTCGACGACGGCGTCGGCTGCACCACCGCCGAGCTCGGCTCGGGGCACGGCGTGGCGGGCATGCGCGAGCGCGCGCGGCAGCTCGGCGGTTCCGTGCGCGTCGAAGCGACGCCCGGCCTCGGCTGCGCCGTCCGGCTCGCACTGCCGCTGGGCGCGGAGCGGCCCGGCGCTCGCGCCGCGGGGGCGGACGCATGA
- a CDS encoding CE1758 family FMN-dependent luciferase-like monooxygenase, whose translation MEFGIFSVSDVTRDPVSGETPSEAERIRGLARIAVHAEEVGLDVFAIGEHHNPPFFSSSPTTFLAYIAAQTRRLKLSTSTTLITTNDPVRIAEEYAMLQHLAEGRMDLMLGRGNTAPVYPWFGKDIRTALPLALDNYNLLHRLWREDVVDYDGNFRTPLQGFTSTPRPLDDVPPFVWHGSIRTPEIAEQAAYYGDGFFSNHIFAPSEHSLRLINFYRDRFEHYGHGTRQQAIVGLGGQTFIAKHSQDAARQFRPYFDEAPVYGHGPSLEDFTSQTPLTVGSPQEVIDKTLGFREIFGDYQRQMFLIDHAGLPTKTVLEQLDLLGEEVIPVLRRELAARRDPETPEAPSHASLVRAKYGDEAPRQPRPNANRGDNVTGGSPYQDSPAKRGASFGL comes from the coding sequence ATGGAATTCGGGATCTTCTCCGTCAGCGACGTCACCCGCGATCCGGTCAGCGGGGAGACGCCCAGCGAGGCCGAGCGCATCCGCGGGCTCGCACGCATCGCCGTGCACGCGGAGGAGGTCGGACTCGACGTCTTCGCGATCGGCGAGCATCACAACCCCCCGTTCTTCTCCTCGAGCCCCACCACCTTCCTCGCCTACATCGCCGCCCAGACGCGGCGGCTGAAGCTCAGCACCAGCACGACGCTCATCACCACCAACGACCCGGTGCGCATCGCCGAGGAGTACGCGATGCTGCAGCACCTCGCCGAGGGCCGCATGGACCTGATGCTCGGACGCGGCAACACGGCCCCCGTGTACCCGTGGTTCGGCAAGGACATCCGCACCGCGTTGCCGCTCGCACTCGACAACTACAACCTGCTGCACCGCCTGTGGCGCGAGGACGTCGTGGACTACGACGGCAACTTCCGCACTCCGCTGCAGGGCTTCACGAGCACGCCGCGCCCCCTCGACGACGTGCCCCCGTTCGTCTGGCACGGGTCGATCCGCACCCCCGAGATCGCGGAGCAGGCAGCCTACTACGGCGACGGATTCTTCTCGAACCACATCTTCGCGCCCTCGGAGCACTCGCTGCGCCTCATCAACTTCTACCGCGACCGCTTCGAGCACTACGGGCACGGCACGAGGCAGCAGGCCATCGTCGGGCTCGGCGGGCAGACCTTCATCGCGAAGCACTCGCAGGACGCCGCACGCCAATTCCGCCCCTACTTCGACGAGGCGCCCGTCTACGGCCACGGGCCCAGCCTCGAGGACTTCACGAGCCAGACGCCGCTCACCGTCGGCAGCCCGCAGGAGGTCATCGACAAGACCCTCGGCTTCCGGGAGATCTTCGGCGACTACCAGCGCCAGATGTTCCTCATCGATCACGCGGGGCTCCCCACGAAGACCGTGCTCGAGCAGCTCGACCTCCTCGGCGAGGAGGTGATCCCCGTGCTGCGACGCGAACTCGCCGCGCGACGCGATCCCGAGACCCCCGAGGCGCCCAGCCACGCGAGTCTCGTGCGGGCGAAGTACGGCGACGAGGCGCCGCGCCAGCCCCGACCGAACGCGAACCGGGGCGATAACGTGACCGGCGGCTCGCCCTACCAGGACTCGCCCGCCAAGCGCGGCGCATCCTTCGGGCTCTGA
- a CDS encoding response regulator, with the protein MIELVIVDDQELVRAGLRLLVERDGDIAVVGEAENGADGVELVRRVRPAVALMDLSMPVQGGVAATAAIVSDPSLASTRVLVLTTFDTDAEVFAAISAGAAGYLLKDVSPEGLRAAVRAVARGDGCLDPAVTARVMRAAGSPAVRALPAELTERESDVLALVGRGLSNEEIARELFLSPATARTYVSRLLGKLGARDRAALVILAYESGTVRPGGGAEGGRRA; encoded by the coding sequence ATGATCGAGCTCGTCATCGTCGACGATCAGGAGCTCGTCCGGGCGGGCCTCCGGCTGCTCGTGGAGCGCGACGGCGACATCGCCGTCGTGGGCGAGGCCGAGAACGGCGCGGACGGCGTCGAGCTCGTGCGGCGGGTGCGCCCCGCGGTCGCGCTCATGGACCTCAGCATGCCCGTGCAGGGCGGAGTGGCGGCGACGGCCGCGATCGTCTCCGATCCCTCGCTCGCGAGCACCCGGGTCCTGGTGCTGACGACGTTCGACACCGACGCCGAGGTGTTCGCGGCGATCTCGGCGGGCGCCGCCGGCTACCTGCTGAAGGACGTCTCCCCCGAAGGCCTCCGTGCGGCGGTGCGCGCCGTGGCCCGTGGCGACGGCTGCCTGGACCCGGCGGTGACGGCGCGGGTGATGCGCGCCGCCGGTTCCCCGGCGGTGCGCGCACTGCCCGCGGAGCTCACCGAGCGCGAGAGCGACGTGCTCGCGCTCGTCGGCCGGGGCCTGAGCAACGAGGAGATCGCGCGCGAGCTGTTCCTCAGCCCGGCGACGGCGCGCACGTACGTGAGTCGCCTGCTCGGCAAGCTCGGTGCACGCGACCGTGCGGCGCTCGTCATCCTGGCCTACGAGTCCGGGACGGTGCGGCCAGGCGGGGGAGCAGAGGGGGGACGGCGCGCGTGA
- a CDS encoding 2-phospho-L-lactate transferase CofD family protein, with amino-acid sequence MMRVALLSGGVGGARCALALDIWRRETRSRLDLTAIVNVGDDFTHLGLRISPDIDSVLYHLGDLGDTARGWGRAGDSATIAEQLRRHLPEAAWFHLGDLDLGHSLIRTRLLAQGLTLSEVTAKFAEDFGIEASVRPVTDDPSPTVVDVPAEVPAETLWPDEASGTAERSLGFQEWWVRGQAEPMPCRFRSPAAAEARPAPGVLDAIRDADVVVIAPSNPIVSVTPVLDIPGVREAVRATSAPVVGLSPIIGGRPVRGWADRCLAVAGVECSATGVRDFYGARESGGLLDGWLLDPIDATPGPHPMPTTASELRFGGDERDTRIVEALWELVEAVPR; translated from the coding sequence ATGATGCGGGTCGCACTGCTGTCCGGCGGCGTCGGAGGCGCGCGATGCGCGCTCGCGCTCGACATCTGGCGACGCGAGACGCGTTCCAGGCTCGACCTCACCGCGATCGTCAACGTCGGCGACGATTTCACCCATCTCGGCCTGCGGATCTCCCCCGACATCGACTCGGTGCTGTACCATCTCGGCGACCTCGGCGACACGGCTCGAGGATGGGGGCGCGCCGGCGACTCGGCGACGATCGCCGAGCAGCTTCGACGGCATCTGCCCGAGGCCGCCTGGTTCCACCTCGGCGATCTCGACCTCGGCCACAGTCTGATCCGCACACGATTGCTGGCGCAGGGCCTGACGCTGAGCGAGGTCACCGCGAAGTTCGCCGAGGACTTCGGGATCGAGGCGAGCGTGCGCCCCGTCACCGACGACCCGTCGCCGACCGTCGTCGATGTGCCGGCCGAGGTGCCGGCCGAGACCCTCTGGCCGGATGAGGCGTCCGGAACGGCGGAGCGTTCGCTCGGCTTCCAGGAGTGGTGGGTGCGCGGCCAAGCCGAGCCGATGCCGTGCCGCTTCCGTTCTCCGGCGGCCGCCGAGGCCCGGCCGGCACCCGGAGTACTCGATGCGATCCGCGATGCTGACGTCGTGGTCATCGCCCCCTCGAACCCCATCGTCTCCGTGACCCCGGTGCTCGACATCCCGGGTGTGCGCGAGGCCGTGCGTGCGACCTCGGCCCCCGTGGTCGGCCTCTCGCCGATCATCGGCGGACGCCCGGTTCGGGGCTGGGCCGATCGCTGTCTCGCAGTCGCCGGCGTCGAGTGCTCGGCCACCGGGGTGCGCGACTTCTACGGCGCCCGCGAGTCCGGCGGGCTGCTCGACGGCTGGCTGCTCGACCCGATCGACGCGACACCCGGGCCGCATCCGATGCCGACGACCGCATCCGAGCTGCGCTTCGGCGGCGACGAGCGCGACACCCGCATCGTCGAGGCTCTGTGGGAGCTCGTCGAGGCCGTGCCGCGCTGA
- a CDS encoding MarR family winged helix-turn-helix transcriptional regulator: MDEQRRRIDVRLANEAWESLMSAHASLMQVFAAEQMWEEISMREYDVLYTLAKHGAPVRMSEVQSGVLLSQPALSRMIDRLAQRGLVAREPDPVDGRAVRLSLTEEGARIQREVGRAHAKSVARQLDAALTPEEMRQLRHLASRLAAR, encoded by the coding sequence ATGGACGAGCAGCGACGACGGATCGATGTGCGCCTCGCGAACGAGGCGTGGGAGTCGCTCATGTCGGCTCACGCGAGCCTCATGCAGGTCTTCGCGGCCGAGCAGATGTGGGAGGAGATCAGCATGCGCGAGTACGACGTGCTGTACACCCTCGCGAAGCACGGCGCCCCGGTGCGCATGAGCGAGGTGCAGAGCGGCGTGCTGCTCAGCCAGCCCGCCCTCTCGCGGATGATCGACCGCCTCGCCCAGCGCGGCCTCGTCGCCCGCGAGCCCGATCCCGTCGACGGCCGCGCGGTGCGCCTCTCCCTCACCGAGGAGGGCGCCCGGATCCAGCGCGAGGTCGGCCGCGCGCACGCGAAGAGCGTCGCGCGGCAGCTGGACGCCGCGCTCACCCCCGAGGAGATGCGCCAGCTGCGGCATCTCGCCAGCCGACTCGCGGCGCGCTGA
- a CDS encoding FecCD family ABC transporter permease produces MPGTTTDRMALAAAAARSPAARAPRFAWRMRSGAVIAALGALLVVSLVLATVLGSVPVPMSSLVTAATSPPSEWGPNEAILMQVRIPRVVTAAVVGAGLAMAGVAMQTALRNPLAEPYLLGISSGASFGAVSVILLGVSLALPLAAFIGGLAALAATLLLGRMRGSAQATRVILAGVAVTALFSAFTSLTIFRSRDNDSYRQVLHWLLGSLSSVTWSSAAIAAVSLVLFGGALIVIHRLLDVLLLGDEEIHSLGLDAKRARAGVLIPASLLAAGMVSVSGSIGFVGLIVPHIVRRTARFSQRGLLVASAIAGAVLLVLADAASRFVVAPQELPVGIMTAVLGAIVFAGIMLQRNREVA; encoded by the coding sequence ATGCCGGGCACGACGACGGATCGCATGGCGCTCGCCGCCGCTGCGGCGCGGTCTCCGGCCGCTCGGGCGCCGCGATTCGCCTGGCGCATGCGGTCGGGCGCGGTGATCGCGGCGCTCGGCGCGCTCCTCGTCGTGTCCCTCGTGCTCGCGACGGTGCTCGGGTCCGTCCCGGTGCCGATGAGCTCGCTCGTCACCGCGGCGACGAGTCCGCCGTCGGAGTGGGGACCGAACGAGGCGATCCTCATGCAGGTGCGCATCCCCCGAGTCGTCACCGCGGCGGTCGTCGGCGCCGGCCTCGCGATGGCGGGCGTCGCGATGCAGACGGCCCTCCGCAATCCCCTGGCCGAGCCGTACCTGCTCGGCATCTCCTCCGGCGCCTCGTTCGGCGCCGTTTCCGTCATCCTCCTCGGCGTCTCGCTCGCGCTGCCGCTCGCCGCGTTCATCGGCGGACTCGCGGCCCTCGCGGCGACACTGCTCCTCGGGCGAATGCGCGGGAGCGCGCAGGCGACCCGCGTGATTCTCGCGGGTGTCGCCGTGACCGCGTTGTTCAGCGCATTCACCTCGCTCACCATCTTCCGCTCGCGCGACAACGACAGCTACCGGCAAGTGCTCCACTGGCTGCTCGGCTCGCTCAGCAGCGTCACCTGGTCGAGCGCGGCGATCGCGGCGGTGTCGCTCGTGCTGTTCGGCGGCGCGCTCATCGTGATCCATCGCCTGCTCGACGTGCTGCTGCTCGGCGACGAAGAGATCCACTCCCTCGGTCTCGACGCGAAACGAGCCCGCGCCGGGGTGCTCATCCCCGCCTCGCTGCTCGCGGCAGGCATGGTGTCCGTCTCAGGATCCATCGGCTTCGTCGGACTGATCGTGCCGCACATCGTGCGTCGCACCGCGCGGTTCTCCCAGCGCGGGCTCCTCGTCGCCTCCGCGATCGCCGGCGCCGTACTGCTCGTGCTCGCCGACGCCGCGTCCCGCTTCGTCGTCGCCCCGCAGGAACTCCCCGTCGGGATCATGACCGCGGTGCTCGGTGCCATCGTATTCGCCGGCATCATGCTGCAGAGGAATCGGGAGGTCGCATGA
- a CDS encoding IclR family transcriptional regulator — translation MAKITWKSDDAPEKKSDGLLNRAVKVLRVVSTFPHGVGLSELARLADVPKASCFRIITVLEAEGILFTDEDTKRTRISVGALSIVGGLLTQSGMLRAVRDILADLSTASGETTGFDVLQGEDIVVLMQNVGPSLIGQTLKQTPRTQPPWLTSTGKALLAHRDPDEVRELLAPRYPQENLHQLDLFIESLEPARVHGYAWLYGALERDAASVAAPVMIDGLPKYALWIGGPTYRITPDNARQLGQLAIEAAEKTARLLTASREAQGFAEPLLESGINGTI, via the coding sequence ATGGCAAAGATCACCTGGAAGAGCGACGATGCTCCGGAGAAGAAGTCGGACGGGCTCCTCAACCGAGCCGTCAAGGTACTTCGGGTGGTCTCGACCTTCCCGCACGGGGTCGGGCTGAGCGAGCTCGCCCGGCTCGCCGACGTTCCCAAGGCATCCTGCTTCCGCATCATCACCGTGCTCGAGGCCGAGGGGATCCTGTTCACCGACGAGGACACCAAGCGGACCCGCATCTCGGTCGGCGCGCTCTCGATCGTGGGCGGCCTCCTGACGCAGAGCGGCATGCTGCGCGCGGTGCGCGACATCCTCGCCGACCTCTCGACCGCGTCGGGCGAGACCACCGGTTTCGATGTGCTCCAGGGCGAGGACATCGTCGTGCTCATGCAGAACGTGGGCCCCTCCCTCATCGGCCAGACCCTCAAGCAGACCCCGCGCACGCAGCCCCCGTGGCTCACCTCGACGGGCAAGGCGCTGCTCGCCCACCGGGATCCGGACGAGGTGCGCGAGCTGCTCGCACCCCGCTACCCCCAGGAGAACCTGCATCAGCTCGATCTCTTCATCGAGTCGCTCGAACCGGCGAGGGTGCACGGCTACGCCTGGCTCTACGGCGCGCTCGAACGCGACGCGGCCTCGGTGGCGGCGCCGGTGATGATCGACGGCCTCCCGAAGTACGCCCTCTGGATCGGCGGCCCGACCTACCGCATCACACCGGACAACGCACGACAGCTCGGGCAGCTCGCCATCGAGGCCGCGGAGAAGACGGCGCGCCTGCTGACGGCCTCGCGCGAGGCGCAGGGCTTCGCAGAACCGCTGCTTGAGAGCGGGATCAACGGCACGATCTGA
- a CDS encoding multicopper oxidase family protein, translated as MSATARTTARHGGRDRPPRPAAAPRALAGAVALALGAALVGCGALPGSGAPLHPVVTHEFAQPLAIPPLAPSRLEDGVRVFALEARSGERSFAPATAPGASTPTWGFDGDFLGPTLRAVRGEDVAVEVENGLPEATSVHWHGMHLPAAMDGGPHQEIPAGGSWRPAWTIDQPAATLWYHPHPHGATETHVLRGLAGMFILDDDRTATAALPSEYGVDDVPVIVQDRRFADDGGFVLSGDGAEPGLLGDTVLVNGTVGPVHEVRRERTRLRLLNASTARSYRFALPDRPLTMIAGDGGLLDAPLPLDAIQLSPGERAEVIVEMRAGETLRLRSEAVELGGVLLPGASGGGDAFDVLELRAAETLEPSPEPTWEPSAHAEADALHETDAVETREFELNGREINGERMDLGRVDAAVELGATELWAVRSTQAIPHSFHVHDVQFRILSVDGAPPPPELAGRKDTVLLEPQRRYLLLMRFDDYADPDHPYMFHCHMLLHEDEGMMGQFVVVESGSGARAEAGLDAPEHAH; from the coding sequence ATGAGCGCGACGGCCCGCACGACCGCGCGGCACGGCGGGCGCGACCGGCCGCCGCGACCGGCCGCGGCGCCGCGCGCGCTGGCCGGCGCGGTCGCCCTCGCACTCGGCGCCGCGCTCGTCGGCTGCGGTGCGCTGCCGGGTTCCGGCGCGCCGCTGCATCCCGTCGTCACCCATGAGTTCGCGCAGCCGCTCGCGATCCCGCCGCTCGCGCCCTCCAGGCTCGAGGACGGCGTGCGGGTGTTCGCGCTCGAGGCGCGGAGCGGCGAGCGTTCATTCGCCCCCGCGACCGCACCGGGCGCGTCCACCCCGACCTGGGGCTTCGACGGCGACTTCCTCGGTCCGACGTTGCGAGCGGTCCGCGGCGAGGACGTCGCCGTCGAGGTCGAGAACGGACTGCCCGAGGCCACGAGCGTCCACTGGCACGGGATGCATCTGCCGGCCGCCATGGACGGCGGACCGCACCAGGAGATTCCGGCGGGAGGCAGCTGGCGCCCGGCGTGGACGATCGACCAGCCGGCGGCGACGCTCTGGTACCACCCTCACCCGCACGGGGCGACCGAGACCCACGTCCTCCGCGGCCTCGCCGGCATGTTCATCCTCGACGACGATCGCACGGCGACGGCGGCGCTGCCGTCGGAGTATGGGGTCGACGACGTCCCCGTGATCGTGCAGGATCGCCGCTTCGCCGACGATGGCGGCTTCGTGCTCTCCGGCGACGGCGCCGAGCCGGGACTCCTCGGGGACACCGTGCTCGTCAACGGCACGGTGGGCCCGGTCCATGAGGTGCGGCGCGAACGCACCCGGCTGCGCCTGCTCAACGCCTCGACGGCGCGCAGCTACCGCTTCGCGCTTCCGGATCGGCCGCTCACGATGATCGCCGGGGACGGCGGCCTGCTGGACGCCCCGCTGCCGCTGGACGCGATCCAGCTCTCCCCGGGGGAACGGGCGGAGGTGATCGTCGAGATGCGCGCCGGCGAGACGCTCAGGCTCCGCTCCGAGGCCGTCGAGCTCGGCGGGGTGCTGCTGCCCGGAGCTTCCGGAGGCGGTGACGCCTTCGACGTGCTCGAGCTGCGGGCCGCCGAGACGCTCGAGCCGTCGCCCGAGCCGACCTGGGAGCCGTCGGCGCACGCGGAGGCCGATGCGCTCCACGAGACGGACGCGGTCGAGACGCGGGAGTTCGAGCTGAACGGGCGGGAGATCAACGGCGAGCGGATGGACCTGGGGCGCGTCGACGCCGCCGTGGAGCTCGGAGCGACCGAGCTGTGGGCCGTCCGCAGCACCCAGGCGATCCCGCACAGCTTCCATGTGCACGACGTGCAGTTCCGGATCCTGTCCGTGGACGGCGCGCCGCCGCCCCCCGAACTCGCCGGACGGAAGGACACCGTGCTCCTCGAGCCGCAGCGGCGATACCTGCTGCTCATGCGTTTCGACGACTACGCCGATCCGGACCACCCGTACATGTTCCACTGCCACATGCTGCTGCACGAGGACGAGGGGATGATGGGGCAGTTCGTCGTCGTGGAATCGGGCAGCGGGGCACGAGCGGAAGCGGGCCTCGACGCCCCGGAGCACGCGCACTGA